A stretch of Lysinibacillus agricola DNA encodes these proteins:
- a CDS encoding TSUP family transporter, whose protein sequence is MPFDLDVNILLILIFFGFLAAFIDSVVGGGGLISLPALMFVGLPPSAAVATNKLAGTMGSLTSTVTFYSSGKLDIKSVYKLFPFVFIGSMFGAWIVHLMDPSVLKPLMLVMLAAVAIYTIFKKDWGSISTYKKLTPKRYALFVMIITLIGFYDGFLGPGTGSFLLFAFLIVGFDFLKSAGNAKFLNFGSNIAALLMFIYLGQINYAYGLPMGLAQIAGAIVGSKFAIKRGSGYVRNLFIVVTILLLLKNTYDYFS, encoded by the coding sequence GTGCCTTTTGATTTAGATGTAAACATTTTACTCATTCTTATCTTTTTTGGCTTTCTAGCCGCATTTATCGATTCTGTTGTAGGAGGCGGCGGGCTTATTTCATTACCAGCTCTTATGTTTGTTGGACTTCCACCGTCTGCAGCCGTGGCAACAAATAAATTAGCAGGCACTATGGGGTCATTAACAAGTACTGTGACATTTTATAGCTCTGGAAAATTAGATATTAAATCTGTTTATAAATTGTTCCCTTTTGTTTTTATAGGTTCAATGTTTGGTGCATGGATTGTCCATCTTATGGATCCTAGCGTTCTAAAACCGCTAATGCTTGTCATGCTAGCAGCCGTGGCTATTTACACTATTTTCAAAAAAGACTGGGGTAGCATTTCTACCTATAAAAAATTAACACCTAAACGTTACGCACTTTTTGTGATGATCATTACCTTAATTGGCTTCTATGATGGCTTTTTAGGGCCAGGGACAGGCTCATTTCTACTATTCGCCTTTTTAATAGTTGGCTTTGACTTTTTAAAATCAGCAGGCAATGCCAAATTCTTAAATTTTGGAAGTAATATCGCAGCCCTTCTTATGTTTATATACTTAGGGCAAATAAATTATGCCTATGGTTTGCCAATGGGACTTGCACAAATCGCTGGAGCAATTGTTGGTTCTAAATTTGCCATTAAACGTGGTAGCGGGTATGTACGTAATTTATTTATCGTTGTGACAATCCTATTACTTTTGAAAAATACATATGACTATTTTTCATAA
- a CDS encoding sigma-70 family RNA polymerase sigma factor, which translates to MKTRNAFQHEEVFVQFIREQKERFYLLAYTYTKNEQDALDVVQDSIQKAMLSLDRLENVEYMKSWFYKIVVRTAIDFLRKHKRLQVTDDDTLQYLTPAQEDVYENVDLEHALDELPLMYREVVILHYFEDLKLADVANILNIKLSTAKSRLYKALKLLKIQLQDAKGETAHG; encoded by the coding sequence ATGAAAACAAGAAATGCATTTCAACATGAAGAGGTGTTTGTCCAGTTTATTCGTGAACAGAAAGAACGTTTTTATTTGCTCGCGTATACCTATACGAAAAATGAACAGGACGCACTTGATGTTGTACAAGACAGTATTCAAAAAGCAATGCTTTCTCTCGATCGACTAGAAAATGTCGAGTATATGAAAAGCTGGTTTTATAAAATCGTCGTACGTACAGCCATTGATTTTTTACGTAAGCATAAACGCTTACAGGTGACAGACGATGATACATTGCAATATTTAACACCTGCACAAGAGGACGTCTACGAAAACGTGGATTTAGAGCATGCATTAGACGAATTACCTCTAATGTATCGAGAAGTTGTCATTTTACATTATTTTGAAGATTTAAAGCTCGCTGATGTTGCCAATATCCTTAACATTAAGCTGAGTACCGCTAAATCGCGTCTTTACAAAGCGTTAAAGCTATTGAAAATACAATTGCAAGATGCGAAGGGAGAAACAGCACATGGATGA
- a CDS encoding DUF3298 and DUF4163 domain-containing protein: MDEKLKELEKQYNEVPIPKELDFVVENALKQGKKKRKKRVPQWLLGSAAAAMLFTAGLNVSPAMARTLSEIPVVGSVVKVLTWTEYEVKEETYDANIKVPSIENLENKDLANTLNEKYRSEGKALYNDFITEVGDLKANGGGHLGVDSGYEVKTDNDQILSIGRYTVNTVASSSTVMHYDTIDKQNEILITLPMLFKDDSYIKTVSENIIEQMRNQAASDSDKVYWVKGGGLPDEEVIDGFTAIHADQQFYISDKGKLVISFDKYEVAPGYMGLLEFEIPTDVLKNDLVSSKYIH, encoded by the coding sequence ATGGATGAAAAATTAAAAGAATTAGAAAAACAATATAATGAGGTACCCATTCCAAAGGAGCTCGATTTTGTGGTTGAAAACGCATTAAAGCAAGGCAAAAAGAAAAGAAAAAAACGTGTACCACAATGGTTACTTGGATCTGCAGCGGCTGCAATGCTTTTTACAGCTGGTTTAAATGTGAGTCCTGCCATGGCACGAACACTTTCAGAAATACCTGTTGTTGGCAGTGTCGTAAAAGTCTTAACTTGGACTGAATATGAAGTAAAAGAAGAGACATATGACGCAAACATTAAAGTACCTTCTATCGAAAACCTAGAAAATAAAGATCTTGCTAATACTTTAAATGAGAAATACCGTTCAGAAGGTAAAGCTCTTTATAATGACTTTATTACAGAAGTTGGTGATTTAAAGGCTAACGGTGGTGGCCATTTAGGCGTAGATAGTGGCTACGAAGTAAAAACAGATAATGACCAAATCTTGTCGATTGGTCGTTACACTGTCAATACAGTTGCATCCTCTTCTACAGTTATGCACTACGATACAATTGATAAACAAAATGAAATTTTAATTACACTGCCAATGCTATTTAAAGACGATAGTTATATTAAAACTGTCAGTGAAAACATTATTGAACAGATGCGTAATCAAGCTGCTTCCGACTCAGATAAAGTGTACTGGGTAAAAGGCGGAGGTCTTCCTGATGAAGAGGTTATTGACGGATTTACAGCTATTCACGCAGACCAGCAATTTTATATTTCTGATAAAGGGAAACTTGTGATCTCCTTCGATAAATATGAAGTAGCACCTGGCTATATGGGCTTACTGGAATTCGAAATCCCAACCGATGTCCTAAAAAATGATCTTGTAAGTTCTAAATATATTCATTAA
- a CDS encoding endospore germination permease — MKGLGSISILHVVFLSMTVIGLKNHVTIIPPLLDVAERDGWVSVIMATVIIFFWLFLLVYIQKKTNMEPIRDWLDAKIGKIGSTIIIYIIAIYLLILAAFTMVETLQWVNTTFLPQTPVIILLLIYTILCMLLVTTSLQTIVILNVFVLFGVVVFGFFVAFTNIQVKDYELLRPFFEHGFKPVVKGMIYPASGFIELLMLLFLQHQFKERLRWYHFGIILFILMGLTLGPLMGAIAEFGPTEAAKQRYPAYEEWGLVSIGRYIEHLDFFSIYQWLTGTFIRVSFILYVIADLLKMTGDPKRIWKMLAPPFFLLCLPLIILNEKHIFLKVKGNYILTATFYFLFFFVNFFRNSSFLFR, encoded by the coding sequence ATGAAAGGTCTAGGATCAATTAGTATTTTACATGTCGTTTTCTTATCCATGACTGTTATTGGCTTAAAAAACCATGTGACAATTATTCCACCGCTACTAGATGTTGCAGAGAGAGATGGCTGGGTATCTGTGATAATGGCCACAGTTATTATATTTTTTTGGCTATTCCTTTTAGTTTATATTCAAAAAAAGACAAATATGGAACCTATTAGGGACTGGTTAGATGCAAAAATTGGAAAAATAGGCTCTACCATTATCATTTACATTATAGCTATATATCTACTCATTCTCGCTGCCTTTACGATGGTTGAAACACTGCAATGGGTAAACACAACGTTTTTACCTCAAACTCCAGTCATTATATTATTACTCATTTATACAATTCTTTGTATGTTACTCGTTACAACAAGCTTACAAACCATTGTTATTTTAAATGTTTTTGTATTATTTGGTGTAGTAGTCTTTGGATTTTTTGTAGCATTTACAAATATACAGGTAAAAGATTACGAGTTATTACGTCCGTTTTTTGAACATGGATTCAAACCTGTTGTGAAAGGGATGATTTACCCGGCATCAGGATTTATTGAACTATTAATGCTTTTATTTTTACAGCACCAATTCAAAGAGCGTCTTCGTTGGTATCATTTTGGCATCATACTTTTCATTTTAATGGGGCTTACTTTAGGTCCACTCATGGGCGCAATTGCAGAATTTGGTCCAACCGAAGCTGCAAAGCAAAGATATCCTGCCTACGAGGAATGGGGACTAGTATCGATAGGTCGCTATATTGAGCATCTTGACTTTTTCTCTATTTACCAATGGCTTACCGGAACATTTATACGAGTTAGCTTCATCTTATATGTTATAGCGGATTTATTGAAAATGACTGGGGATCCAAAACGAATTTGGAAAATGCTTGCTCCCCCCTTCTTTCTACTTTGTCTGCCGCTAATTATTTTAAATGAAAAACATATTTTTTTGAAGGTGAAAGGGAACTATATATTAACAGCTACTTTTTATTTTCTTTTTTTTTTTGTCAATTTTTTTCGTAATAGTAGCTTCCTTTTCAGATAA
- a CDS encoding spore germination protein: MPQQENAIDLNTLKKLFQKSADIQFQEYTFNQKKVHFITCDAMIDQLLLNEVIIRRVQFLYDHLADTSLEENITNQLHIPTLQKIKDKEEAITFVYTGFLLLYFEEEELLYASNIAKKPNRNPEETRMEVLVKGPRDNFIEDIRVNIALLRKRLPTNSFCVEKVELGKRSKTTVAILYFDDIVDMDILHGIKKQLAAVDTDIVFSGDVLMERINKNSKLFPKFDYTGRPDYAIQALIRGRFLIFVDGVAYGVITPVNLFLLLKSAEDNEYPIVFSSIERILRILGILIGLLLPAFWLSLTTYHQNQLPFQLLATVVQAKTGLPLPSSLEMLLMLLMFELFREAGLRLPSVIGGTISVVGGLIIGDAAIRAGVTSPEMIVVIAISTIASFTLVNQSLVTTISILRITFILASAFFGLFGFFVSLYLTLLYLCNIRIYGYSYMNLATDLNWSTIKKSIFRLSPKGYTERNKALAPQDYTRTSKSKEQK; this comes from the coding sequence ATGCCTCAGCAGGAAAACGCTATAGACCTAAACACCTTAAAAAAACTATTTCAAAAATCAGCAGATATTCAATTTCAGGAATATACATTTAATCAAAAAAAGGTTCATTTCATTACCTGTGATGCAATGATAGACCAGCTACTGCTCAATGAGGTCATTATTCGGCGTGTTCAATTTCTTTATGACCATTTAGCTGATACATCCTTAGAAGAAAATATTACAAATCAACTTCATATCCCTACTCTTCAAAAAATCAAAGATAAAGAAGAAGCCATTACCTTTGTATATACTGGTTTCCTACTGCTTTATTTTGAAGAGGAAGAGCTTTTATATGCTAGTAATATTGCTAAAAAACCTAATCGAAATCCTGAAGAAACGAGAATGGAGGTTCTCGTTAAAGGGCCAAGGGATAACTTTATTGAAGACATCCGCGTCAACATTGCACTACTGCGAAAACGTTTACCTACGAACTCATTTTGTGTAGAAAAAGTGGAGTTAGGTAAACGTTCAAAAACAACCGTGGCTATTCTTTATTTTGACGATATTGTCGATATGGATATTTTACACGGAATTAAAAAGCAACTGGCAGCTGTAGATACAGATATTGTCTTTAGTGGAGATGTCTTAATGGAACGAATTAATAAAAACTCCAAGCTTTTCCCGAAATTCGATTACACCGGGCGACCCGATTATGCTATTCAGGCACTAATTAGAGGACGTTTTCTCATTTTCGTCGACGGTGTAGCATATGGCGTCATCACACCTGTGAATTTATTTTTATTATTAAAATCCGCGGAGGATAATGAATATCCTATCGTTTTCAGTTCTATAGAACGGATTTTGAGGATTCTTGGCATTTTAATTGGTTTGCTGTTGCCTGCATTTTGGCTTTCCCTAACGACTTATCATCAAAATCAACTACCATTCCAGCTTTTAGCAACCGTTGTCCAAGCCAAAACAGGTCTACCTCTCCCCTCCTCTCTCGAAATGCTACTAATGCTACTAATGTTTGAATTGTTTCGTGAAGCTGGCTTACGTCTGCCTTCTGTTATTGGAGGTACGATAAGTGTTGTTGGAGGTTTAATTATTGGTGATGCAGCCATTCGCGCAGGTGTGACAAGTCCAGAAATGATTGTAGTTATTGCGATCTCTACAATCGCATCATTTACTCTTGTTAACCAATCTCTTGTCACAACCATCAGTATATTGCGAATTACTTTCATTCTTGCCAGTGCTTTTTTTGGTTTATTTGGATTTTTTGTATCACTATACCTTACACTTCTTTACTTATGTAATATCCGAATCTATGGTTACTCTTACATGAATCTTGCAACAGATTTAAATTGGTCAACTATTAAAAAATCGATCTTCCGCTTATCACCAAAAGGCTACACTGAGCGTAATAAAGCACTTGCACCCCAAGATTACACTCGTACTTCTAAGAGTAAGGAACAGAAATGA
- a CDS encoding Ger(x)C family spore germination protein: protein MKRNIILLSSLATSLLLSGCWDITEPQRMDYVHGIGIDYKDGQYEIYMQLINFANIAKSERLNPQATQAEVGHSQGKTMEEAIFKLYRSIDQKVFWGHMTYLIFSEEAMKNENTIAIIDSFLRHSETRYQIWIYCTKDPIQDILLTTPILNKSLTSSKLSNPLNSKEQETFIEPVNLRNLVIGLNEPSHEIGIPYVNINKNWETTNRPAQDIALMGVGVLSKNGFKGFIENEAAKGMQWMNNRTHRGELTFKLDGNESDYLTTTMKKIKVNIKPLVKNDQVTFEVDVKLDATLNGFKTNVSAEEIRKKIIKEVKKEIRTTYEEALAKDMDIYRLSEHLYRKNVKVWRKLEKDGKIPLTPNSISKLEIDVNNVNPGRKTFVETIKE from the coding sequence ATGAAGAGAAATATTATTTTACTATCAAGCTTAGCTACTTCACTGCTTCTTTCAGGATGTTGGGATATTACGGAACCCCAAAGAATGGATTATGTTCATGGCATAGGTATAGATTATAAAGATGGTCAATATGAAATCTATATGCAATTAATTAACTTCGCCAATATTGCAAAATCTGAAAGGCTTAATCCTCAAGCAACACAGGCAGAGGTTGGACATTCTCAAGGAAAAACAATGGAAGAAGCAATTTTTAAATTATATCGATCCATCGACCAAAAAGTGTTTTGGGGGCATATGACTTACCTTATTTTCTCTGAAGAAGCAATGAAAAATGAAAATACCATCGCCATTATCGACAGTTTTTTGCGGCATAGTGAAACAAGGTATCAAATTTGGATCTATTGTACAAAGGATCCTATTCAAGACATCCTTCTTACAACGCCGATTTTGAATAAATCTCTTACATCGTCAAAGTTAAGTAATCCTTTAAATTCAAAAGAGCAAGAAACATTCATTGAGCCCGTTAATTTACGAAACTTAGTTATTGGCTTAAATGAACCAAGTCACGAAATTGGCATTCCTTATGTAAACATCAATAAAAACTGGGAAACGACAAATCGGCCAGCACAGGATATTGCTTTAATGGGGGTCGGGGTGCTATCTAAAAATGGATTTAAAGGCTTTATTGAAAATGAAGCTGCAAAAGGCATGCAATGGATGAATAATAGAACGCACAGAGGTGAATTAACCTTTAAGCTAGATGGTAACGAAAGTGATTATTTAACGACAACAATGAAAAAAATAAAGGTAAATATCAAACCACTTGTTAAAAATGATCAAGTAACATTTGAGGTAGATGTAAAATTAGATGCAACCCTAAATGGTTTCAAAACTAACGTTTCAGCAGAGGAAATAAGAAAAAAAATAATAAAAGAAGTGAAAAAAGAAATTAGAACAACGTATGAAGAAGCATTAGCGAAAGATATGGATATATATCGCCTTTCTGAACATCTATATCGAAAAAATGTGAAAGTATGGAGAAAATTAGAGAAGGATGGGAAAATCCCATTAACACCTAATTCCATTAGTAAATTAGAAATAGACGTTAACAATGTAAATCCTGGCCGAAAAACATTTGTAGAGACAATTAAAGAATAA